A single window of Granulicella mallensis MP5ACTX8 DNA harbors:
- the ygfZ gene encoding CAF17-like 4Fe-4S cluster assembly/insertion protein YgfZ — MADDTQYELHQILENAAFAPLDDRAFLRITGPDATRWLNGMVTNSIQSLAPGEGNYNFLLNAQGRIQGDGTIYRDGDEFLLETSTSQVESIQQHLDRFIIMDDVELSPAYTEKQGLLLIGAKAPAILAASELPALDPLHLSHAKSLLLLAPAAGSIPRYELWDDPASIALLRENLSNAGAVEVSSASLEQLRLIEATPLFSQDIRDRDLPQETAQAHALHFNKGCYLGQEIVERIRSRGQVHRTFTAFRLIGDLPTLPAPIEANGKPVGELTSAALVPLPEGPTLLALGYIRREALDTHQPLTYAGGTAIPRSPGTS; from the coding sequence ATGGCCGACGACACCCAGTACGAACTCCATCAGATCCTCGAAAACGCCGCCTTTGCCCCGCTCGATGACCGGGCTTTCCTGCGCATCACCGGCCCGGACGCAACGCGCTGGCTCAATGGCATGGTGACCAACTCCATTCAATCGCTCGCTCCCGGCGAGGGCAATTACAACTTCCTGCTAAACGCGCAGGGCCGTATCCAGGGCGACGGCACGATCTATCGCGATGGCGACGAGTTTCTCCTCGAGACCTCCACCAGTCAGGTCGAATCTATCCAGCAGCATCTTGATCGCTTCATCATCATGGACGATGTTGAGCTCTCTCCCGCTTACACGGAGAAGCAAGGCTTGCTGTTAATTGGCGCGAAAGCCCCTGCAATTCTTGCTGCCTCAGAACTGCCAGCACTCGACCCGCTGCATCTCAGCCATGCGAAATCGCTTCTGCTGCTCGCCCCTGCCGCAGGCTCCATTCCCCGCTATGAGCTATGGGACGATCCGGCCTCTATCGCGCTCCTCCGCGAAAACCTAAGCAACGCCGGAGCAGTCGAGGTGTCCTCAGCTTCCCTGGAACAGCTCCGGCTCATCGAAGCCACACCGCTCTTCAGCCAGGACATCCGTGACCGCGACCTGCCGCAGGAGACCGCCCAGGCCCACGCCCTGCACTTCAACAAGGGCTGCTACCTCGGCCAGGAGATCGTCGAGCGCATCCGCTCGCGTGGACAGGTGCATCGCACCTTCACAGCCTTCCGTCTCATTGGTGATCTGCCCACTCTGCCCGCCCCCATCGAAGCCAACGGCAAGCCGGTCGGCGAGCTCACCAGCGCCGCGCTCGTGCCGCTGCCTGAAGGCCCCACGCTGCTCGCCCTGGGCTATATCCGCCGCGAAGCGCTGGATACCCACCAGCCCCTCACCTACGCTGGCGGCACAGCTATCCCCCGCAGCCCAGGAACCTCATAG
- a CDS encoding tetratricopeptide repeat protein, with protein sequence MRDSSAQTRSPSIRLILLTLVMLYGAIAGLQTVVDFDLGWQMADARNPLASGDVLSYTAPGAPWIYPSLAGIVFRHLFHLGGYAAISWFCAVALLATLAIVALRSKTSTLILLLLAVPALAGQMIPRSGIFTVVIAAAYTRVLLDHYLGRDSRRLWLLPFLMIFWVNLHTGFISGLGLMLGYIAAEIVDCIQKTKQSRALCQLKLAAPWIAASFACTLLNPWGFRIYAAIAAQEHISALQANVIRELTPLYREFSWRGLQLLSPLSAIWWMLAASAIALVFLLYKRQLGLALFLSLAFGSCLWSSRTQGVFLPVACLIAGEAFAERASSQHHLQRFATWPGLRWAGMIAVLSFVAWRCHDIVTDRTSLREDRITLFGAGASWWLPQEAAAFIEKNHLPTELFSTFNLSSYLTWRLGPHYRDFADGRYLPFGDRIVSAQLKLTHLPLDSEEWNQAVATYHIKTVILPLSRFWGIEEVPLREDCSSRNWVPVYFDTTAIVFVRDGALPQAELSALRVDCQHQQLVDDGNLPQSRRLRMEHYQKLANAAVLYFLLGRNDEAQQALASAGRIARDDRSLVLLNGQLQASRGEFDAAGESFRSSLKMSESDAAWYQLGLLYANQRRYPEAIHAFQRALRLAAQPEFSVELSLAKAEVLNGQANTALQTLQKASQVLPDSGPAKADLYDAEAATYSQLSNWPAAVRAEEKAVQETPAVAGRWKILAAMYTATGRQDQALHAQEKAESLMSQIPR encoded by the coding sequence GTGCGAGATTCTTCCGCCCAAACCCGATCCCCATCGATCCGTCTCATCCTGCTGACGCTTGTGATGCTTTATGGAGCCATTGCCGGTCTCCAGACCGTAGTGGACTTCGATCTCGGCTGGCAGATGGCGGATGCCCGCAACCCACTGGCCTCCGGCGATGTGCTTTCTTACACAGCACCGGGAGCGCCGTGGATCTACCCGTCTCTTGCGGGCATCGTCTTTCGACATCTGTTTCACCTCGGCGGTTATGCAGCCATCTCATGGTTTTGCGCGGTGGCGCTGCTCGCAACGCTGGCTATCGTCGCGTTGCGCAGTAAGACATCAACACTCATACTGCTTCTGCTTGCCGTCCCCGCACTCGCCGGACAGATGATTCCGCGCTCAGGAATCTTTACCGTTGTGATTGCAGCAGCCTATACTCGTGTGCTCCTTGATCATTACCTGGGAAGGGACAGCCGCCGATTGTGGCTGCTGCCTTTCCTCATGATCTTCTGGGTCAATCTGCACACCGGCTTTATCTCCGGCCTGGGACTCATGCTGGGTTACATCGCCGCGGAGATCGTCGATTGCATCCAGAAAACCAAACAGAGCAGGGCTCTCTGTCAACTAAAGCTGGCAGCTCCGTGGATAGCTGCAAGCTTCGCTTGCACGCTTCTGAACCCGTGGGGTTTTCGCATCTACGCGGCTATCGCAGCACAGGAACACATCTCGGCCTTGCAAGCCAATGTCATCAGAGAGCTGACGCCGCTGTATCGCGAATTCTCCTGGCGAGGATTGCAACTGCTCTCACCTCTCAGCGCCATCTGGTGGATGCTTGCAGCCTCTGCAATTGCGCTGGTCTTCCTGCTTTACAAACGACAGCTCGGACTCGCACTCTTTCTTTCATTGGCGTTTGGGAGCTGTCTCTGGTCGTCTCGAACGCAGGGCGTCTTTCTCCCCGTTGCCTGCCTGATCGCAGGCGAAGCCTTTGCAGAGAGAGCAAGCTCTCAGCATCATCTCCAACGTTTCGCCACATGGCCAGGATTGCGTTGGGCAGGAATGATTGCCGTTCTATCGTTTGTGGCCTGGCGCTGTCACGACATCGTGACAGACCGCACCTCTCTCCGTGAGGATCGGATTACTCTCTTTGGCGCAGGAGCTTCGTGGTGGCTGCCGCAGGAGGCAGCAGCCTTCATAGAAAAAAATCATCTACCGACAGAACTCTTTTCCACGTTCAATCTGAGCAGCTATCTCACCTGGAGACTGGGCCCGCATTATCGAGATTTTGCCGATGGCCGCTACCTCCCCTTTGGAGATCGAATCGTCTCCGCACAATTGAAACTCACGCATCTGCCTCTCGACTCTGAAGAGTGGAACCAGGCCGTTGCAACGTATCACATCAAGACCGTCATCCTGCCTCTCTCCCGCTTCTGGGGAATCGAAGAGGTCCCGCTACGCGAGGATTGCAGCAGCCGAAACTGGGTGCCGGTCTACTTCGATACAACCGCCATCGTATTTGTGCGCGACGGCGCGTTGCCGCAGGCCGAGCTCTCTGCTCTCAGGGTTGACTGCCAACATCAGCAGCTTGTCGACGATGGGAATCTTCCCCAGAGCAGACGCCTGCGCATGGAGCACTATCAGAAGCTCGCCAATGCGGCTGTTCTTTATTTCCTGCTGGGCCGGAACGATGAGGCACAGCAAGCGCTTGCGAGTGCCGGGAGGATTGCGCGGGACGACCGCTCGCTCGTTCTGCTGAACGGACAGCTTCAAGCTTCGCGCGGTGAATTCGACGCCGCAGGGGAATCCTTCCGCAGCAGCTTGAAGATGTCCGAGTCCGATGCCGCCTGGTATCAGCTTGGATTGCTCTACGCGAATCAGAGACGCTATCCCGAAGCCATCCACGCCTTTCAGAGAGCCTTGCGATTAGCTGCCCAGCCCGAATTCTCAGTCGAACTATCGCTGGCCAAAGCAGAAGTCCTCAACGGTCAGGCGAACACAGCGTTACAGACACTGCAGAAGGCATCGCAGGTATTACCAGACAGTGGCCCGGCAAAAGCCGACCTGTACGATGCCGAAGCGGCAACCTACAGTCAGCTATCGAACTGGCCTGCGGCCGTTAGAGCAGAAGAGAAAGCCGTGCAGGAGACCCCTGCGGTAGCTGGACGATGGAAGATCCTGGCCGCGATGTACACGGCCACAGGAAGACAGGATCAGGCTCTGCATGCCCAGGAAAAGGCAGAGTCACTCATGAGTCAAATCCCACGCTGA
- a CDS encoding ArsR/SmtB family transcription factor codes for MTDDEVAQIGKALGDPNRLAIYTQIAEHEELFCGEMHAKHVISAPTLSHHLKVLTDLGLITSRKEGLNVYYRALPEKFANYLKYLGQIGSKRNR; via the coding sequence ATGACGGACGATGAGGTCGCGCAAATAGGGAAGGCCCTGGGGGATCCCAACCGCCTGGCCATCTACACCCAGATTGCGGAGCATGAGGAACTATTCTGTGGCGAGATGCACGCCAAGCATGTGATCTCCGCGCCGACGCTGTCGCACCATCTCAAGGTGCTGACGGACCTGGGGCTCATCACCTCTCGCAAAGAGGGACTCAACGTCTACTACCGTGCGCTGCCGGAAAAGTTTGCGAATTACCTGAAATATCTAGGCCAGATCGGCTCGAAGCGCAATCGGTAA
- a CDS encoding efflux RND transporter periplasmic adaptor subunit, whose amino-acid sequence MTQQTQTVPTQKTQQKSGSPFVKVVGVVVILAILVAIGVLPRLARQREALAAVNESSVTHPVVSLVHAQKGEPTSELLLPGNIEPLYSANLFARVDGYLDRRNVDIGTKVRSGEVLAVISSPEIDQQLLQALATLAQSQASLQQAQAALAQAKANAELTRLTKERDVPLGEEHAISQQIVDEAVQAHDARLADVAAANANITAAQASVTANHANVARLQQMQSFERIVAPFDGVITARNVERGDLVSTGGGSTAKPLFSIAQSGTLRIQVDVPQSEAVNIQDGQKAAVDVKERLGRSYTGTVIRNAGALDNAARTMLTEVQVDNKDGSLLPGMYAQIKFTLPEQRTSLIIPTSSLVVDHAGMHVVIVNADHTIHFAPVSIGKDMGTQVEVLAGLQGSESLVASPSDLLNEGQHVEVR is encoded by the coding sequence ATGACCCAGCAGACTCAAACCGTCCCCACCCAGAAGACCCAGCAAAAATCCGGCAGCCCCTTCGTCAAGGTAGTTGGAGTTGTCGTGATCCTGGCCATCCTGGTCGCTATCGGCGTCCTTCCACGCCTGGCGCGGCAGCGAGAGGCGTTGGCTGCAGTCAACGAATCCAGCGTGACACACCCTGTCGTCTCGCTGGTGCATGCGCAGAAGGGCGAGCCCACCTCCGAACTCCTGCTGCCCGGCAACATCGAGCCGCTCTACAGCGCCAACCTCTTCGCTCGCGTCGATGGCTACCTCGACCGCAGGAACGTCGACATCGGCACGAAGGTGAGATCAGGCGAGGTACTGGCTGTCATCTCTTCGCCTGAGATCGATCAGCAACTGCTCCAGGCCCTTGCCACCCTTGCCCAATCGCAGGCATCGCTTCAGCAGGCCCAGGCTGCGCTCGCGCAGGCCAAAGCCAACGCGGAGTTGACTCGCCTCACCAAGGAGCGCGATGTTCCCCTCGGCGAAGAGCACGCGATCTCACAACAGATCGTCGATGAGGCCGTGCAGGCTCACGACGCCCGGCTTGCCGATGTAGCCGCAGCCAATGCCAACATCACAGCCGCCCAGGCCAGCGTCACGGCCAATCACGCAAACGTAGCACGGCTGCAGCAGATGCAGAGCTTCGAACGCATCGTCGCTCCGTTCGATGGCGTCATCACTGCACGTAACGTCGAGCGCGGCGATCTCGTCAGCACTGGCGGAGGAAGCACAGCCAAACCGCTCTTCAGCATTGCGCAGAGCGGCACGCTGCGCATCCAGGTCGACGTGCCCCAGTCCGAGGCGGTCAACATTCAGGATGGCCAGAAGGCAGCCGTCGATGTCAAAGAACGTCTAGGGCGCTCCTACACGGGAACAGTCATCCGCAACGCCGGTGCTCTCGATAACGCAGCCCGCACCATGCTGACCGAAGTGCAGGTCGACAACAAGGACGGTTCCCTGCTGCCGGGCATGTATGCACAGATCAAGTTCACCCTGCCCGAGCAGCGCACGTCTCTCATCATTCCGACCAGCTCTCTCGTCGTCGACCACGCGGGAATGCATGTCGTCATCGTGAACGCCGACCACACCATCCACTTCGCCCCGGTCTCCATCGGAAAAGACATGGGAACACAGGTCGAAGTTCTTGCAGGGCTACAGGGCTCGGAGTCGCTCGTAGCCAGTCCGAGCGATCTGCTCAATGAGGGTCAACATGTCGAAGTGCGCTGA
- a CDS encoding efflux RND transporter permease subunit produces the protein MWIVRLALNRPYTFIVASILILVLGFSAIATTPTDIFPDIDIPEVTVIWTYTGLPAKEMEQRITVFSEFVMATVNDIKAIDSQTTSGASVIKISFQPQVHIDAATAQIGAAVNSIRFRMPTGVNPPWILRFSASTVPIIQLALSSDTLSESEIYDYGLFRIRQQLSTVPGTLLPTPYGGVARQIMVDLDQNALLAKGLTPIDITAAINSQNVTLPSGTAKVGNSEYTVSTNSSPVDALSLNDVPIKTVNGSLVYMRDVAHVRDGWSVQQNVARANGKPAALLSIMKTGSVSTLDIVNQVKNDVLPASRAAAPKGLKITELFDQSIFVKAAIVGVLREGVIAASLTALMILLFLGSWRSTLIIAISIPLSILSSIIVLSAMGETMNTMTLGGLALAIGILVDDATVTIENIHRHMDGQPLREAVLIGASEIATPTLVSTLTICIVFVSVVFLTGPAKFLFTPMALAVVFAMLASYVLSRTLVPVLVNYMLGAEHTFEGHFDLETLAKPTRSFFGRVHDRFNEGYTWVQTRYTRALETVLAHRKPALFVSIALMSTAFVLLPFIGRDFFPSVDAGQIKLHIRARPGTRIESTKVLFSQVEEQIRKTIPADEITLITDNIGLTPETFNYAFGDGATISSADGEVLIALDEKHHGPTQKYMKELRSQLQQQFPDLTFFFQPADMVTQILNFGLPAPIDVQVRGYDPANYEVARRLRARLAAVPGAVDVHMHQVLDAPDLHLDIDRVRAAQFGLTEQDVANSIYISLSSSAQVQPNFWLDPKMGITYTVAAQTPQYNINSINALQNTPIPIHTLNNRTEVLGNMATLTPAILPVVINHHNGAPVLDIFANTQDSDLGTVAAKVNQIVKEESKNLPAGTTIVVRGQVESMNEAFDRLGLGLAFAAMLVYLLMVVNYQSWLDPFIIICALPGAFCGIVWALFLTQTTFNVPSLMGAIMSIGVATANSILLVTFANELRAKGVDPLQSAITAGFTRLRPIIMTAFAMIVGMLPMALGMGEGGEQNAPLARAVIGGLTVATFATLFFVPLMFTLIHGKNASTPQEAA, from the coding sequence ATGTGGATTGTTCGACTTGCGTTAAACCGGCCCTACACGTTCATTGTAGCTTCGATCCTGATCCTGGTTCTGGGATTCTCAGCGATCGCTACGACGCCGACCGACATCTTTCCCGACATCGATATTCCTGAAGTCACCGTAATCTGGACTTACACAGGGCTGCCTGCAAAGGAGATGGAGCAGAGAATCACGGTCTTCAGTGAGTTCGTGATGGCCACGGTCAACGACATCAAGGCCATCGATTCACAGACGACCAGTGGCGCCAGCGTTATCAAAATTTCGTTCCAGCCCCAGGTACACATCGACGCCGCCACGGCGCAGATAGGCGCGGCCGTGAACTCCATTCGCTTCCGCATGCCGACTGGCGTAAATCCCCCGTGGATCCTGCGCTTCAGCGCCTCCACGGTGCCGATCATCCAGCTTGCGCTTTCGAGCGATACGCTCTCCGAATCGGAGATCTACGACTACGGCCTGTTCCGCATCCGTCAGCAGTTGAGCACCGTTCCCGGCACCCTTCTACCTACACCCTACGGTGGTGTCGCACGCCAGATCATGGTCGATCTGGATCAAAATGCCCTTCTTGCCAAGGGCTTGACCCCCATCGATATCACTGCGGCGATCAATTCACAAAACGTTACGCTTCCCTCGGGAACAGCCAAAGTCGGCAACAGTGAATATACCGTCAGCACCAACTCCAGTCCGGTCGACGCACTGTCGTTGAACGACGTCCCCATCAAGACCGTCAATGGATCGCTGGTTTATATGCGGGACGTTGCCCATGTGCGAGACGGCTGGTCCGTGCAACAGAATGTAGCCCGCGCTAATGGCAAACCGGCGGCCCTTCTCTCCATCATGAAGACGGGTTCTGTCTCTACGCTGGATATCGTCAACCAGGTCAAGAACGACGTGCTGCCCGCCTCCCGTGCAGCGGCTCCGAAGGGTCTGAAGATCACGGAACTCTTCGATCAGTCGATCTTTGTAAAAGCCGCGATTGTGGGCGTCCTGCGGGAAGGCGTGATTGCAGCCTCTTTGACGGCATTGATGATCCTGCTCTTCCTTGGCAGTTGGCGTAGCACGCTGATCATCGCCATCTCCATCCCGCTCTCGATTCTCAGCTCCATCATCGTCCTTAGCGCCATGGGCGAGACGATGAACACCATGACCCTCGGAGGCCTCGCGCTCGCCATCGGCATCCTGGTGGACGATGCAACCGTCACCATCGAAAACATTCATCGCCACATGGACGGCCAGCCACTGCGCGAAGCCGTACTGATCGGCGCCTCCGAGATTGCAACTCCAACGCTCGTCTCCACGCTGACCATCTGCATCGTCTTTGTCTCGGTGGTCTTCCTCACGGGTCCGGCGAAGTTCCTCTTCACGCCGATGGCACTGGCCGTCGTCTTCGCCATGTTGGCGTCGTATGTCCTCTCCCGCACACTGGTTCCGGTATTGGTCAACTACATGCTCGGAGCCGAGCACACCTTCGAAGGCCACTTCGATCTCGAGACTTTGGCTAAGCCCACGCGTTCCTTCTTCGGACGCGTGCATGACCGCTTCAACGAGGGCTACACCTGGGTGCAGACGCGCTACACACGGGCTCTCGAAACTGTACTGGCCCATCGCAAGCCTGCGCTGTTCGTGTCCATCGCCCTCATGTCCACGGCATTTGTCCTGCTTCCCTTCATCGGTCGAGACTTCTTCCCCTCTGTCGATGCGGGACAGATCAAGCTGCACATACGCGCCAGACCGGGAACACGCATCGAGTCCACCAAGGTGCTCTTCAGCCAGGTGGAGGAACAGATACGTAAGACCATCCCCGCGGACGAGATCACACTGATCACAGACAATATCGGGCTGACCCCTGAGACCTTCAACTATGCCTTCGGCGATGGCGCGACCATCAGCAGTGCCGATGGAGAGGTATTGATCGCACTGGATGAGAAACATCACGGCCCGACGCAGAAATATATGAAAGAACTGCGGTCGCAGCTGCAGCAGCAGTTCCCCGATCTCACGTTCTTCTTCCAGCCCGCCGACATGGTGACTCAGATCCTCAACTTTGGATTGCCTGCTCCGATCGATGTCCAGGTACGAGGCTACGATCCGGCCAACTACGAGGTTGCCCGTCGCCTGCGCGCGCGCCTGGCTGCCGTTCCGGGAGCGGTGGACGTCCATATGCACCAGGTCCTCGACGCGCCCGATCTCCATCTCGATATTGACCGCGTGCGGGCAGCACAGTTTGGTCTTACAGAGCAGGACGTAGCCAACAGCATCTACATCTCGCTCAGCTCCAGCGCTCAGGTCCAACCCAACTTCTGGCTGGATCCGAAGATGGGCATCACCTACACCGTCGCCGCGCAGACCCCGCAGTACAACATCAACTCGATTAACGCACTGCAGAATACCCCTATCCCGATCCACACTCTGAACAATCGCACAGAGGTGTTGGGAAACATGGCCACCTTAACTCCTGCCATTCTCCCCGTAGTGATCAACCACCATAACGGTGCGCCGGTTCTGGACATCTTCGCGAACACGCAGGACAGCGATCTCGGCACAGTGGCTGCAAAGGTCAACCAGATTGTGAAGGAAGAGAGCAAAAACCTTCCAGCGGGAACCACGATCGTCGTGCGCGGACAGGTCGAGAGCATGAACGAAGCCTTCGATCGTCTGGGCCTCGGCCTTGCCTTCGCGGCCATGCTGGTCTACCTGCTCATGGTGGTCAACTACCAGAGCTGGCTTGATCCGTTCATCATCATCTGCGCGCTGCCCGGAGCGTTCTGCGGCATCGTCTGGGCGCTGTTCCTGACGCAGACGACCTTCAACGTCCCCAGCCTCATGGGCGCCATCATGTCCATCGGCGTAGCCACAGCCAACTCGATCCTCCTCGTTACCTTCGCCAATGAGCTTCGCGCCAAGGGCGTCGATCCTCTCCAGTCCGCGATCACAGCCGGCTTCACGCGACTGCGGCCCATCATCATGACCGCCTTCGCCATGATCGTCGGCATGTTGCCGATGGCGCTGGGCATGGGCGAAGGCGGCGAGCAGAATGCGCCGCTGGCGCGTGCAGTGATCGGCGGCCTCACGGTCGCGACCTTCGCCACGCTCTTCTTCGTTCCCTTGATGTTCACGTTGATCCACGGAAAAAATGCCAGCACGCCACAGGAGGCAGCATGA
- a CDS encoding efflux transporter outer membrane subunit — MSKCAEHPVCPMELAEPSRRNVVVKRIVQTLVAGVLTLMVVGCKVGPNYKRPVDTTPQSYRGILAPDIAPAASTASLSDQQWASIFQDPVLKRLITEALQNNLDLHIAAQRVLEAQAQLGITHAQQLPSVSAGLGYTALQAPPSLISNNANGTPGNSFFNGGGFSGSGAWNLDFWGMYRRQTEAARADLLASEWAQKATRSTLVEGVAEAYFQLRSLDAQLEVTQNAIKARQDSLKLTQSLERHGAGSLADTRQAEELLHTAEANLPDLRRQIAAQENTLSILLGHNPEAIDRGLPVAEQPHPQEVPVGVPSQLLERRPDIQQAEAKLVAANARIGVAKAQFFPQISLTSLGGSSSNQLQSLFAVQNGYWYAAGTISQPIFDGGRIRNNYHLSQAQEQEMLLEYRKTILTALKDVSNSLVSYKETREHREAQAELVKSATDAVRLARLRYSGGNTSYLEVLTTDTDLYSAQLLLAQAQQQEAASLVQLYAALGGGWQ; from the coding sequence ATGTCGAAGTGCGCTGAACATCCCGTCTGCCCCATGGAGTTGGCTGAACCCTCCAGAAGGAACGTTGTCGTGAAGAGAATCGTGCAAACCCTGGTCGCCGGCGTGCTGACGCTGATGGTGGTCGGCTGCAAAGTGGGCCCCAACTACAAGCGTCCCGTCGACACCACGCCGCAAAGCTATCGCGGAATCCTCGCGCCGGACATCGCTCCTGCGGCCTCAACGGCCTCTCTTTCCGATCAGCAATGGGCATCGATCTTTCAGGACCCCGTCCTGAAACGCCTCATCACGGAGGCCCTGCAAAATAACCTGGACCTGCACATCGCAGCCCAGCGCGTTCTGGAGGCCCAGGCGCAGCTCGGCATCACACATGCCCAGCAGCTCCCCTCTGTCTCTGCCGGACTCGGCTACACCGCACTGCAGGCGCCTCCGTCACTCATCAGCAATAACGCCAACGGCACACCAGGCAACTCCTTCTTCAACGGAGGAGGCTTCAGCGGATCGGGAGCGTGGAACCTCGATTTCTGGGGCATGTATCGCCGCCAGACCGAAGCCGCGCGCGCTGATCTGCTGGCCAGCGAATGGGCCCAGAAAGCAACCCGCTCTACTCTCGTAGAAGGCGTTGCCGAGGCGTACTTTCAGCTAAGGAGCCTCGACGCCCAACTGGAAGTCACACAGAACGCCATCAAGGCTCGTCAGGACTCGCTGAAGCTCACCCAATCGCTCGAACGGCATGGCGCGGGCTCGCTCGCGGACACACGCCAGGCAGAGGAGCTGCTTCATACGGCCGAGGCCAACCTCCCTGATCTGCGCCGCCAGATTGCAGCGCAGGAGAACACTCTCAGTATTCTGCTCGGTCATAATCCCGAAGCGATCGACCGTGGCCTGCCGGTAGCCGAGCAGCCGCATCCACAGGAGGTGCCCGTCGGCGTGCCGTCGCAGCTTCTGGAACGTCGCCCGGACATCCAACAGGCCGAGGCAAAATTAGTCGCAGCCAACGCCCGTATCGGAGTCGCCAAGGCGCAGTTCTTCCCGCAGATCTCGCTCACCAGCCTGGGAGGTTCGTCGAGCAACCAGTTGCAGTCCCTCTTCGCTGTACAGAATGGCTACTGGTACGCCGCCGGAACGATCTCACAACCGATCTTCGATGGCGGCCGCATTCGCAACAACTATCACCTCTCCCAGGCACAGGAGCAGGAGATGCTGCTCGAGTATCGCAAGACGATCCTCACCGCGCTCAAGGACGTTTCCAACTCCCTGGTCTCCTACAAAGAGACCCGCGAGCATCGCGAAGCCCAGGCAGAACTGGTGAAGTCCGCAACCGATGCCGTGCGGCTGGCACGTCTGCGTTACTCCGGCGGAAACACCAGCTATCTGGAGGTGCTCACTACCGATACGGATCTCTACTCGGCACAGCTACTCCTGGCCCAGGCGCAGCAACAGGAGGCTGCTTCCCTGGTACAGCTCTATGCCGCGCTCGGCGGAGGATGGCAGTAA
- a CDS encoding NuoI/complex I 23 kDa subunit family protein, giving the protein MSIIRNVAAIAKGMSITLREGFQPTEVENYPDGKGPLRGAQLQERFRGKHQLQRDENGLEKCVACFLCAAACPANCIYIEAAENTEEVRISSAERYAKVYNIDYNRCIFCGYCVEACPTDAITHGHGFELASLNATSMVMRKEDLLVAISSGLPQSNKEHAEVLA; this is encoded by the coding sequence ATGTCTATTATCCGCAACGTCGCCGCCATTGCGAAGGGTATGAGCATCACGCTCCGAGAGGGTTTCCAGCCAACCGAGGTGGAGAACTATCCGGATGGTAAAGGCCCGCTGCGCGGTGCGCAGCTTCAGGAGCGTTTCCGCGGCAAGCACCAGTTGCAGCGCGACGAGAACGGCCTTGAGAAGTGTGTGGCCTGCTTCCTGTGCGCAGCAGCCTGCCCCGCGAACTGTATCTACATCGAGGCGGCGGAGAACACCGAAGAGGTCCGCATCTCCTCGGCCGAGCGGTATGCGAAGGTCTACAACATCGACTACAACCGCTGCATCTTCTGCGGCTACTGCGTGGAAGCCTGTCCCACCGATGCGATCACGCACGGACACGGCTTCGAGCTGGCAAGCCTGAATGCAACCAGCATGGTCATGCGCAAGGAAGATTTGCTGGTGGCCATCTCGTCGGGGCTTCCGCAGTCGAACAAAGAGCATGCAGAGGTTCTGGCTTAG